A window of the Brassica oleracea var. oleracea cultivar TO1000 chromosome C1, BOL, whole genome shotgun sequence genome harbors these coding sequences:
- the LOC106338517 gene encoding uncharacterized protein LOC106338517 has translation MKLEEIRHLAYESSKIYKEKTKAYHDKRIIARRFEPNDKVLLFNSRLRLFPGKLKSRWFGPFTVKKVRPYGAVVLLDRKGDEFVVNSQRIKHYLADSTIAEGEEIPLSDPPLA, from the coding sequence ATGAAGCTGGAAGAGATAAGGCACCTCGCCTATGAGAGTTCCAAAATTTATAAGGAGAAGACCAAAGCCTACCATGACAAGCGAATCATTGCCAGACGTTTCGAACCAAACGATAAGGTCTTGCTCTTCAACTCCAGACTTAGGTTGTTCCCAGGCAAGCTGAAATCTAGATGGTTCGGACCCTTCACCGTTAAGAAAGTCCGCCCTTACGGAGCTGTTGTGTTACTGGACAGAAAGGGAGACGAGTTCGTCGTCAATAGTCAGCGCATCAAGCATTACCTTGCTGACTCCACTATCGCAGAGGGTGAAGAAATTCCCCTAAGCGATCCCCCATTAGCCTGA